TCATTGTCGGAATAATGTTTGGCACCACATAACCGCCCAGAATATGGCCAGTCCTCGCCCCTGTGACCACCGCCGCAGAGATATACGTGCTGTTTTTGATCTTGAGCACCAGGCTCCGGCTGAGCCTGGCGTATTTTGTCCAGCTCACCACAGCCAGGGCAATGACCGTGTTAAACAGGCTCGGGCCCAGCATCCCGGCAATGGCAATGGCTAAAACCATGCCCGGGAAGGCGATCATCATATCCGAAAGCCGCATGATCACCGCGTCCGCCGCGCCGCCGAAATAACCGGCGATCATACCGAGAAGGGTCCCGGCCGCAAAGACAATGACCACCAGCGTCACCGTCATTTCCAGAGACGCCCGTGTCCCGTAGATAATTCTGGACAGCTCGCAGCGGCCCAGCTGGTCTGTTCCGCAGGGGTACTCGGCTGACGGTGCCCGGAGGGCGTTCTGCATCACAGCCTCATAGGGGTCATGGGGCGCGATCCACGGCGCAAACACTGCGGTCAGCACAATGGCCGCTGCCAGAATGCCGCAGATGGCAAAAAGCCTGTTCTGCCTGAAAAAAGCCTTCATCTACGCCTTCACCACCTTTCTTTTAGCCTCGCGGTGCCGCTCCCGCAGTCTGGGGTCCAGATAGCCGTAGGAGAAATCCACCAGCAGGTTAATGACCATGTAAATCAGAGCAATCCAGATTACATAGCCCTGAACCAGAGGGTAATCCCGAGTGGCAATGGCGTTGACTGCCATCTTGCCCAGGCCGGGCCAGGAAAAAATAATCTCCACCACCGCTGTGCCGCCGAGCAGCGAGCCCAACGACAGGCCCAGCAGCGT
The DNA window shown above is from Eubacterium limosum and carries:
- the nikC gene encoding nickel transporter permease; protein product: MKAFFRQNRLFAICGILAAAIVLTAVFAPWIAPHDPYEAVMQNALRAPSAEYPCGTDQLGRCELSRIIYGTRASLEMTVTLVVIVFAAGTLLGMIAGYFGGAADAVIMRLSDMMIAFPGMVLAIAIAGMLGPSLFNTVIALAVVSWTKYARLSRSLVLKIKNSTYISAAVVTGARTGHILGGYVVPNIIPTMIVTAALDVGTMMLELAALSFLGLGAQPPTPEWGLMLNEGRQYLQTAPWLMLFPGIAIFIVVSVFNLMGDGLRDILDPRQD